The Musa acuminata AAA Group cultivar baxijiao chromosome BXJ2-2, Cavendish_Baxijiao_AAA, whole genome shotgun sequence genome has a segment encoding these proteins:
- the LOC103972017 gene encoding probable protein phosphatase 2C 44 isoform X1, producing the protein MKRSEFINIIKSTACLNTSSADTGKGRSKLSSTKVSHGFHLVKGKSGHDMEDYHVAKYRYEKNHELGLFAIFDGHFGDSVPSFLQATLFDNILKEPLFWSDPKSAIKNAYCSTNNAILENSKHLGPGGSTAVTVIVVDGKDLWIGNIGDSRAVLSERGAAKQLTIDHEPHVERSRIEKQGGFVTIFPGDVPRVNGQLAVARAFGDQSLKAHLSSEPDVRHVPIDSTTEFVILASDGLWKVINNQEAVDLVKSIKDPQAAAKRLTTEALARKSKDDISCIMIRFRC; encoded by the exons ATGAAAAGGTCCGAATTCATCAACATCATCAAG AGCACAGCATGCCTCAATACATCATCTGCGGATACTGGGAAAGGGCGGAGCAAGTTGTCAAGTACCAAAGTATCTCATGGATTCCACTTGGTGAAAGGGAAATCAGGTCACGATATGGAAGACTACCATGTGGCAAAATATAGATATGAAAAAAATCATGAGCTTGGCCTATTTGCTATTTTTGATGGTCATTTTGGGGATAGTGTACCAAGCTTCCTGCAAGCCACCCTTTTTGACAACATACTAAAAGAG CCTTTGTTTTGGAGCGATCCTAAATCGGCAATTAAGAATGCTTACTGCTCCACAAATAATGCTATTCTTGAAAACTCAAAGCATTTGGGGCCTGGGGGTTCAACAGCAGTCACAGTGATTGTAGTTGATGGCAAAGATCTGTGGATAGGCAACATAGGCGACTCCAGAGCTGTCTTGTCTGAAAGAGGGGCTGCTAAGCAACTCACCATCGATCATGAGCCCCATGTGGAGCGAAGTAGGATCGAAAAGCAAGGCGGTTTCGTAACAATTTTTCCTG GTGATGTTCCCCGTGTTAATGGCCAACTTGCGGTCGCAAGGGCTTTCGGTGACCAAAGCCTCAAGGCACATTTAAGTTCAGAACCTGATGTTAGACATGTCCCAATAGACTCGACGACAGAGTTTGTTATACTTGCGAGTGATGGATTGTGGAAG GTAATCAACAATCAGGAAGCTGTCGATCTCGTAAAATCCATAAAGGATCCTCAGGCTGCAGCGAAGCGTCTGACGACGGAAGCCTTGGCAAGGAAGAGTAAAGACGATATTTCATGCATCATGATTCGTTTCAGATGTTGA
- the LOC135605402 gene encoding two-component response regulator-like PRR1, producing the protein MGRERVEEDEDEGWRCLNEGDGGGGGDAAGQRFFDRSKVRILLCDNDPKSSQEILQLLLKCSYQVTSARSARQVIDVLNAQGSEIDIILAEVELPMAKGLKMLKYIARNKDLRRIPIIIMSAQDEVSVVVKCLRLGAADYLMKPLRTNELLNLWTHMWRRRRMLGLTEKDVFRHDFEIIFSDPSDANTNSITLLSDDTDEKPSMGTNPELNLSNLPETESNVSPVEPVCNNLLGDVQNIPRDGDRAGGIFSLPKKTELKVGGSSAFLTYVKSSASSRMPCIDVDVNSAPSEPSNREESSLAVGDTAQCNSKLVPESYIGGNGTPTSKNICNMKDFQTPPEFPTLCGSSSTEQEPQLRNEVLSDGSGIPPIFSLPFYYPGVMDQNILCSHGQLFQGSLNDVQAHPAPALLPHYGVVPRMPLIPSFPYQTFGINMQSGHVAAPNLSSSMTTPSVLEVKPGRIEKRAAALVKFRQKRKDRCFDKKIRYVNRKRLAEKRPRVRGQFVKQVNNVDVNQNVLGGGDGEFGDYEDDEPTSKELELISSPEQNASDC; encoded by the exons atGGGGCGAGAGAGGGTCGAGGAGGACGAAGACGAGGGGTGGAGATGCCTTAATGAAGGggacggtggcggcggcggtgatgCCGCCGGCCAACGGTTCTTTGACCGGAGCAAGGTTAGGATACTGCTTTGCGACAACGATCCCAAGAGCTCGCAGGAGATTCTTCAGCTCCTCCTTAAGTGCTCCTACCAAG TAACTTCAGCGAGGTCTGCCAGACAGGTGATTGATGTGCTTAATGCCCAAGGATCAGAAATCGACATCATTCTTGCAGAGGTCGAGCTTCCAATGGCCAAAGGATTGAAGATGCTGAAGTATATTGCAAGAAATAAGGATTTGAGGCGCATTCCTATAATAA TAATGTCTGCGCAAGATGAGGTTTCAGTTGTCGTGAAGTGTTTGCGACTTGGGGCAGCTGATTATCTTATGAAGCCACTGCGCACGAATGAGTTGCTGAACCTTTGGACCCACATGTGGAGAAGAAGACGCATG CTTGGCCTGACAGAGAAGGATGTCTTCAGACATGATTTTGAGATAATTTTCTCAGACCCTAGTGATGCCAACACAAATAGTATAACTCTTCTCTCGGATGACACAGATGAAAAACCCAGTATGGGTACAAATCCAGAATTGAACTTGTCAAATCTTCCTGAAACTGAG TCCAATGTGTCTCCTGTGGAGCCTGTCTGTAATAATCTTTTGGGAGATGTACAAAATATTCCAAGGGATGGTGATCGGGCAG GGGGAATATTTTCATTGCCAAAGAAGACTGAGTTGAAGGTTGGTGGTTCTTCTGCCTTCTTGACATATGTCAAGTCAAGTGCATCAAGCAGAATGCCATGTATTGATGTTGATGTGAATTCTGCTCCATCAGAACCCTCAAATCGTGAAGAAAGCTCTCTTGCAGTGGGTGATACAGCACAATGCAACAGCAAATTGGTGCCAGAAAGCTATATTGGTGGAAATGGGACTCCAACCAGTAAGAATATATGCAATATGAAGGACTTCCAAACACCACCAGAGTTTCCCACATTATGTGGGTCTTCTTCTACTGAGCAGGAGCCACAGTTGAGGAATGAGGTTCTGAGTGATGGATCTGGCATCCCACCTATCTTTTCTTTGCCATTTTATTATCCGGGTGTGATGGATCAGAACATATTATGTTCACATGGGCAGTTGTTTCAGGGTAGCTTGAATGATGTGCAAGCACACCCTGCACCAGCCTTGCTGCCTCACTACGGTGTTGTTCCTCGTATGCCTCTGATACCATCATTCCCTTATCAGACATTCGGCATAAATATGCAATCGGGTCATGTGGCTGCACCAAATTTGTCTTCATCAATGACCACCCCGTCTGTGCTCGAAGTGAAACCTGGTCGGATCGAAAAAAGAGCAGCGGCACTCGTCAAGTTCAGGCAGAAAAGAAAGGATAGATGTTTTGATAAGAAAATTAGGTATGTAAATCGAAAACGCCTCGCAGAGAAAAGACCAAGAGTTCGAGGCCAGTTCGTGAAGCAAGTTAACAATGTAGACGTTAACCAAAATGTATtgggtggtggtgatggtgaaTTTGGCGATTATGAAGATGATGAACCTACATCCAAGGAACTAGAACTCATTTCTTCTCCAGAACAGAATGCTTCTGACTGTTAG
- the LOC103972017 gene encoding probable protein phosphatase 2C 44 isoform X2 — protein sequence MEDYHVAKYRYEKNHELGLFAIFDGHFGDSVPSFLQATLFDNILKEPLFWSDPKSAIKNAYCSTNNAILENSKHLGPGGSTAVTVIVVDGKDLWIGNIGDSRAVLSERGAAKQLTIDHEPHVERSRIEKQGGFVTIFPGDVPRVNGQLAVARAFGDQSLKAHLSSEPDVRHVPIDSTTEFVILASDGLWKVINNQEAVDLVKSIKDPQAAAKRLTTEALARKSKDDISCIMIRFRC from the exons ATGGAAGACTACCATGTGGCAAAATATAGATATGAAAAAAATCATGAGCTTGGCCTATTTGCTATTTTTGATGGTCATTTTGGGGATAGTGTACCAAGCTTCCTGCAAGCCACCCTTTTTGACAACATACTAAAAGAG CCTTTGTTTTGGAGCGATCCTAAATCGGCAATTAAGAATGCTTACTGCTCCACAAATAATGCTATTCTTGAAAACTCAAAGCATTTGGGGCCTGGGGGTTCAACAGCAGTCACAGTGATTGTAGTTGATGGCAAAGATCTGTGGATAGGCAACATAGGCGACTCCAGAGCTGTCTTGTCTGAAAGAGGGGCTGCTAAGCAACTCACCATCGATCATGAGCCCCATGTGGAGCGAAGTAGGATCGAAAAGCAAGGCGGTTTCGTAACAATTTTTCCTG GTGATGTTCCCCGTGTTAATGGCCAACTTGCGGTCGCAAGGGCTTTCGGTGACCAAAGCCTCAAGGCACATTTAAGTTCAGAACCTGATGTTAGACATGTCCCAATAGACTCGACGACAGAGTTTGTTATACTTGCGAGTGATGGATTGTGGAAG GTAATCAACAATCAGGAAGCTGTCGATCTCGTAAAATCCATAAAGGATCCTCAGGCTGCAGCGAAGCGTCTGACGACGGAAGCCTTGGCAAGGAAGAGTAAAGACGATATTTCATGCATCATGATTCGTTTCAGATGTTGA
- the LOC135605403 gene encoding beta-amylase 8-like isoform X1 yields the protein MNAKQDLDHQQQQQPGDHDSDQDLPIQSRLRRGLDQQQLLQPADHGSDQDVPLQPQRRPRGFAAAVAAGGGSAVAKGRKEREKEKERTKLRERHRRAITSRMLAGLRQYGNFLLPARADMNDVLAALAREAGWIVEPDGTTFRPSPAPASSIPAAPPPPPPTQLAPFPIRSSDSPLSATSLKNCSIKASLDSQAALLRIDESLSPTSFDSIVVAERDIKSEKYANASPINSPDCVGHDQLMRESTDHKANYAGTSYVPVYAALTSGIINSYCQLVNPEAVRQELRHLKSLSVDGVVVDCWWGIVEGWSPCKYNWSGYRELFTILQEFELKLQVVMAFHENGGNGSGDMPISLPKWVLEIGKDNQDIFFTDREGRRNTECLSWGIDKERVLKGRTGIEVCYDFMRSFRTEFGDLFEEGLISAIEIGLGASGELKYPSFPERMGWRYPGIGEFQCYDKYMQKNLRLAAQSRGHLFWARGPDNAGHYNLRPDETGFFCDKGDYDSYYGRFFLHWYAQTLIDHADQILSLTNLALEGTEIIAKIPAIYWWYRTASHAAELTAGFHNPTNQDGYASIFNMLKKHSVTIKFMCCGPQASIQENEEALADAEALSWQVLNTAWESGLRVAAQSTLPCDVRETYTKILEIAKPRNDPDRHLLSFFTFQQQLSPIIIQREMFLSDLDNFIKCMHGETGSDVQG from the exons ATGAACGCGAAGCAGGACCTCgatcaccagcagcagcagcagccgggtGACCACGATTCGGATCAAGACCTCCCCATCCAGTCTCGGCTCCGCCGTGGCCTCGatcagcagcagctgctgcaacCGGCTGACCACGGGTCGGATCAGGACGTGCCCCTACAGCCCCAGCGCCGGCCCCGTGGCTTCGCCGCGGCGGTGGCCGCCGGAGGCGGCTCCGCCGTggcgaaggggaggaaggagcgggagaaggagaaggagcggACCAAGCTCCGCGAGCGGCACCGGCGGGCGATCACCAGCCGCATGCTCGCCGGCCTCCGACAGTATGGGAACTTCCTCCTCCCCGCGCGCGCCGACATGAACGACGTGCTCGCCGCCCTCGCCCGCGAGGCCGGGTGGATCGTCGAGCCCGATGGCACCACCTTTCGCCCCTCCCCCGCTCCGGCCTCCTCCATCCCCGCCGCACCCCCGCCCCCTCCTCCAACCCAACTG GCACCATTTCCAATTAGATCGAGTGACAGTCCTTTATCTGCCACTTCTCTAAAGAACTGCTCCATCAAAGCATCCTTGGACTCTCAGGCTGCTTTACTCAGGATTGATGAGAGTTTGTCACCAACATCCTTTGATTCCATTGTAGTTGCTGAAAGAGACATCAAAAGCGAGAAGTATGCTAATGCAAGCCCCATTAACTCACCAGATTGTGTTGGACATGACCAG CTTATGCGAGAATCTACAGATCACAAGGCTAATTATGCTGGAACTTCTTATGTTCCAGTTTATGCAGCGCTTACG AGTGGCATCATCAACAGTTATTGTCAACTGGTTAACCCAGAAGCTGTCCGACAAGAATTAAGGCATCTGAAATCTTTAAGTGTTGATGGAGTGGTTGTCGATTGTTGGTGGGGAATAGTGGAAGGTTGGAGTCCATGCAAGTACAATTGGTCTGGTTACAGAGAGCTGTTTACTATTTTACAAGAATTCGAGCTGAAACTTCAG GTTGTAATGGCATTTCATGAGAATGGAGGAAATGGGTCTGGTGATATGCCAATATCTTTGCCTAAGTGGGTCTTGGAGATTGGAAAAGATAATCAAGATATTTTCTTCACTGATCGTGAGGGGAGGAGAAACACGGAATGTCTTTCTTGGGGAATTGATAAAGAACGTGTTCTGAAAGGAAGAACCGGTATTGAG GTCTGTTATGATTTCATGAGAAGTTTTCGAACAGAATTTGGTGACTTGTTTGAGGAAGGACTCATTTCTGCCATTGAGATTGGGCTCGGTGCTTCAGGGGAACTGAAATACCCTTCATTCCCAGAAAGAATGGGGTGGAGGTACCCTGGCATCGGTGAGTTTCAG TGCTATGACAAGTATATGCAGAAGAATCTTCGACTAGCAGCACAATCAAGGGGACACTTGTTTTGGGCAAGGGGACCTGATAATGCTGGGCACTACAATTTAAGGCCAGATGAAACTGGTTTCTTCTGTGACAAGGGAGATTATGACAGCTATTATGGACGATTTTTCCTTCACTGGTATGCACAGACTCTTATAGACCATGCAGATCAGATATTATCCCTCACAAACCTTGCATTAGAAGGCACAGAGATCATTGCTAAG ATTCCAGCAATATACTGGTGGTATCGAACAGCTAGCCATGCTGCAGAGCTCACAGCTGGATTCCACAACCCCACAAATCAAGATGGCTATGCCTCCATTTTCAACATGCTGAAGAAACATTCAGTGACAATCAAATTTATGTGCTGCGGACCACAGGCTTCTATCCAGGAAAATGAGGAGGCATTGGCTGATGCTGAAGCATTAAGTTGGCAG GTCCTGAACACCGCCTGGGAAAGCGGGTTAAGGGTGGCTGCACAAAGTACTCTTCCATGTGATGTTAGAGAAACGTATAcaaaaattctagagattgctaaGCCAAGAAATGATCCTGATCGTCACCTTCTCTCATTCTTCACATTCCAGCAACAGTTGTCTCCCATCATTATACAGAGAGAAATGTTCCTTTCAGATCTTGATAATTTCATCAAGTGCATGCATG GAGAGACCGGCAGTGATGTCCAAGGTTGA
- the LOC135605404 gene encoding ABC transporter G family member 14-like, with the protein MIPRETEPDSGGGHANRPIGNSTVVSYPSQAAAVLPITLKFEEVVYKVKRGAKGWWPSSSSPAEKTILDGITGVVCPGELLAMLGPSGSGKTTLLTALGGRLRGKLSGKITYNGHPFTGVVKRRTGFVAQDDVLYPHLTVTETLTFTALLRLPGSLSRAEKAHQAQLAISELGLNCVAHSMIGGARGVRGVSGGERKRVSIGLELLVDPSLLLLDEPTSGLDSTTAARIVATLRRLAVEKGRTVVTTIHQPSSRLYRMFDKLVLLSEGNAIYYGRAAAAVDYFASVGFPCPIDGVNPADFLLDLANGIASESKYASENGEANGGMQREQKAVKEALISAYDRNVATRLKAELCAVDLNNHGYAREMANASTQWCTSWREQFTVLLSRGLKERRHEAFNKLRIFQVLSVATLGGLLWWHTPLSHIQDRTALIFFFSVFWGFFPLYNAVFTFPQERPMLRKEQAAGMYRLSSYFLARTAGDLPMELALPTAFTFIMYWMGGLDPHPLTFLLSLLVVLFSVLVAQSLGLAVGAMLMDVKQATTLASVTTLVFLMAGGYYVQQIPPFIAWLRYLSYSFYCYKLLLGVQFTEHDSYECSKGVMCPVMEYQAIKSVGLRRMWVDVCVMVVMLVGYRIVAYLALRHLQHR; encoded by the exons ATGATACCGCGCGAGACTGAGCCTGACTCCGGCGGAGGCCACGCGAACCGGCCTATCGGCAACTCGACTGTCGTCTCATACCCGAGTCAGGCAGCCGCAGTCCTTCCGATCACCCTTAAG TTTGAGGAGGTGGTGTACAAGGTGAAACGGGGGGCCAAAGGGTGGTGGCCGAGCTCGAGCAGCCCGGCCGAGAAGACCATACTCGACGGTATAACGGGAGTGGTCTGCCCCGGGGAGCTGCTGGCGATGCTGGGCCCGTCTGGGTCCGGCAAGACCACTCTTCTGACCGCCCTCGGCGGCCGCCTCCGCGGGAAGCTCTCCGGAAAAATCACCTACAACGGCCACCCCTTCACCGGCGTCGTCAAGCGCCGCACAGGCTTCGTGGCCCAGGACGACGTCCTCTACCCCCACCTCACGGTGACCGAGACGCTTACCTTCACCGCGCTGCTGCGGCTCCCCGGGTCACTGAGCCGGGCAGAGAAGGCCCATCAGGCCCAATTAGCGATCTCCGAGCTGGGCCTGAACTGTGTGGCCCACAGCATGATAGGCGGGGCCCGTGGGGTGAGAGGTGTCTCCGGGGGTGAGCGGAAGCGGGTGAGCATCGGACTGGAGCTGCTGGTGGACCCGAGCCTGCTGCTGCTGGACGAGCCCACGTCCGGCCTGGACTCGACGACCGCCGCCAGAATCGTCGCCACGCTCCGCCGGCTGGCGGTGGAGAAGGGCCGGACGGTGGTGACCACGATCCACCAGCCGTCCAGCCGCCTCTACCGCATGTTCGACAAGCTCGTGCTGCTGTCGGAGGGCAACGCCATATACTACGGTCGGGCGGCCGCCGCGGTCGACTACTTCGCGTCGGTCGGATTCCCCTGCCCGATCGACGGTGTCAACCCCGCCGACTTCCTACTGGATCTAGCTAATG GAATCGCGTCGGAGTCGAAGTACGCAAGCGAGAACGGCGAGGCCAATGGCGGCATGCAGCGGGAGCAGAAGGCGGTGAAGGAGGCTCTCATCAGCGCGTACGATCGCAACGTCGCCACCCGATTGAAGGCGGAGCTCTGCGCGGTGGACTTGAACAACCATGGCTACGCCAGAGAGATGGCCAATGCCAGCACGCAGTGGTGCACGAGCTGGCGGGAGCAGTTCACGGTGCTGCTCAGCAGAGGGTTGAAGGAGAGGCGGCATGAGGCCTTCAACAAGCTCAGGATCTTCCAAGTCCTCAGCGTGGCCACACTCGGAGGTCTGCTTTGGTGGCACACCCCATTATCCCATATCCAAGACAGG ACAGCACTTATCTTCTTCTTCTCGGTGTTCTGGGGCTTCTTCCCGCTCTACAATGCCGTGTTCACGTTCCCGCAGGAGCGGCCGATGCTGAGAAAAGAGCAGGCCGCCGGCATGTACCGCCTTTCGTCCTACTTCCTAGCGCGCACAGCGGGGGACCTGCCCATGGAGCTTGCGCTCCCGACCGCCTTCACCTTCATCATGTACTGGATGGGCGGCCTCGACCCCCACCCGCTcaccttcctcctctccctcctggTCGTCCTCTTCAGCGTCCTCGTGGCGCAGAGCCTGGGCCTCGCCGTGGGGGCCATGCTGATGGACGTCAAGCAGGCCACCACCCTGGCGTCCGTCACCACCTTGGTCTTCCTCATGGCCGGCGGGTACTACGTGCAACAGATACCGCCCTTCATCGCCTGGCTCAGGTACTTGAGCTACAGCTTCTACTGCTACAAGCTCCTGCTGGGCGTCCAGTTCACGGAGCACGACTCCTACGAGTGCTCCAAAGGGGTGATGTGCCCGGTGATGGAGTACCAAGCGATCAAGTCGGTGGGGCTGCGACGCATGTGGGTCGACGTGTGCGTCATGGTGGTGATGCTCGTCGGCTATCGGATCGTCGCCTACCTCGCGCTGCGCCACCTGCAACACAGGTGA
- the LOC135604949 gene encoding uncharacterized protein LOC135604949 — MPRISPATVMIRNILNTIRKGSHAMDYGDRTLSFVCRRGFHDGKVLSGPRSFFGVEDFLDDDNSRPYTYKKEKRPKSPHKHISFKQRTIAYMEPFSLDVFISKRFVSASVTHRVTCKQVAVAGTNSKDIKAVLKSRSDIPACLAVGRFLAERAKEADVYTCTYAPRERDKFEGKIRAVVQSLIDNGIDIKVYLD, encoded by the exons ATGCCACGCATCTCACCAGCGACG GTGATGATCAGAAATATTTTGAACACAATAAGGAAAGGAAGCCATGCGATGGATTATGGAGATAGGACTCTTTCATTTGTTTGTCGACGTGGTTTCCATGACGGAAAG GTCCTCAGTGGCCCTAGAAGCTTCTTTGGTGTGGAAGATTTCTTGGATGATGACAACAGCAGACCATACACATACAAGAAGGAAAAGAGACCAAAGAGCCCACATAAACATATTTCATTCAAGCAGCGTACAATAGCTTATATGGAGCCCTTCTCACTCGATGTCTTCATATCCAAGCGGTTTGTCTCAGCTTCCGTCACCCATAGGGTGACATGCAAACAGGTCGCAGTTGCAGGAACTAActccaaggatataaaggcagttttaaAGTCCAGGTCTGATATACCTGCATGCTTAGCGGTTGGGCGGTTCTTAGCAGAAAGGGCAAAAGAAGCTGATGTTTACACTTGTACTTACGCTCCCAGGGAAAGGGACAAGTTTGAAGGGAAAATAAGAGCTGTTGTTCAGTCTCTCATAGACAATGGAATCGACATAAAAGTTTATCTTGATTGA
- the LOC135605403 gene encoding beta-amylase 8-like isoform X2: MNAKQDLDHQQQQQPGDHDSDQDLPIQSRLRRGLDQQQLLQPADHGSDQDVPLQPQRRPRGFAAAVAAGGGSAVAKGRKEREKEKERTKLRERHRRAITSRMLAGLRQYGNFLLPARADMNDVLAALAREAGWIVEPDGTTFRPSPAPASSIPAAPPPPPPTQLAPFPIRSSDSPLSATSLKNCSIKASLDSQAALLRIDESLSPTSFDSIVVAERDIKSEKYANASPINSPDCVGHDQLMRESTDHKANYAGTSYVPVYAALTSGIINSYCQLVNPEAVRQELRHLKSLSVDGVVVDCWWGIVEGWSPCKYNWSGYRELFTILQEFELKLQVCYDFMRSFRTEFGDLFEEGLISAIEIGLGASGELKYPSFPERMGWRYPGIGEFQCYDKYMQKNLRLAAQSRGHLFWARGPDNAGHYNLRPDETGFFCDKGDYDSYYGRFFLHWYAQTLIDHADQILSLTNLALEGTEIIAKIPAIYWWYRTASHAAELTAGFHNPTNQDGYASIFNMLKKHSVTIKFMCCGPQASIQENEEALADAEALSWQVLNTAWESGLRVAAQSTLPCDVRETYTKILEIAKPRNDPDRHLLSFFTFQQQLSPIIIQREMFLSDLDNFIKCMHGETGSDVQG; the protein is encoded by the exons ATGAACGCGAAGCAGGACCTCgatcaccagcagcagcagcagccgggtGACCACGATTCGGATCAAGACCTCCCCATCCAGTCTCGGCTCCGCCGTGGCCTCGatcagcagcagctgctgcaacCGGCTGACCACGGGTCGGATCAGGACGTGCCCCTACAGCCCCAGCGCCGGCCCCGTGGCTTCGCCGCGGCGGTGGCCGCCGGAGGCGGCTCCGCCGTggcgaaggggaggaaggagcgggagaaggagaaggagcggACCAAGCTCCGCGAGCGGCACCGGCGGGCGATCACCAGCCGCATGCTCGCCGGCCTCCGACAGTATGGGAACTTCCTCCTCCCCGCGCGCGCCGACATGAACGACGTGCTCGCCGCCCTCGCCCGCGAGGCCGGGTGGATCGTCGAGCCCGATGGCACCACCTTTCGCCCCTCCCCCGCTCCGGCCTCCTCCATCCCCGCCGCACCCCCGCCCCCTCCTCCAACCCAACTG GCACCATTTCCAATTAGATCGAGTGACAGTCCTTTATCTGCCACTTCTCTAAAGAACTGCTCCATCAAAGCATCCTTGGACTCTCAGGCTGCTTTACTCAGGATTGATGAGAGTTTGTCACCAACATCCTTTGATTCCATTGTAGTTGCTGAAAGAGACATCAAAAGCGAGAAGTATGCTAATGCAAGCCCCATTAACTCACCAGATTGTGTTGGACATGACCAG CTTATGCGAGAATCTACAGATCACAAGGCTAATTATGCTGGAACTTCTTATGTTCCAGTTTATGCAGCGCTTACG AGTGGCATCATCAACAGTTATTGTCAACTGGTTAACCCAGAAGCTGTCCGACAAGAATTAAGGCATCTGAAATCTTTAAGTGTTGATGGAGTGGTTGTCGATTGTTGGTGGGGAATAGTGGAAGGTTGGAGTCCATGCAAGTACAATTGGTCTGGTTACAGAGAGCTGTTTACTATTTTACAAGAATTCGAGCTGAAACTTCAG GTCTGTTATGATTTCATGAGAAGTTTTCGAACAGAATTTGGTGACTTGTTTGAGGAAGGACTCATTTCTGCCATTGAGATTGGGCTCGGTGCTTCAGGGGAACTGAAATACCCTTCATTCCCAGAAAGAATGGGGTGGAGGTACCCTGGCATCGGTGAGTTTCAG TGCTATGACAAGTATATGCAGAAGAATCTTCGACTAGCAGCACAATCAAGGGGACACTTGTTTTGGGCAAGGGGACCTGATAATGCTGGGCACTACAATTTAAGGCCAGATGAAACTGGTTTCTTCTGTGACAAGGGAGATTATGACAGCTATTATGGACGATTTTTCCTTCACTGGTATGCACAGACTCTTATAGACCATGCAGATCAGATATTATCCCTCACAAACCTTGCATTAGAAGGCACAGAGATCATTGCTAAG ATTCCAGCAATATACTGGTGGTATCGAACAGCTAGCCATGCTGCAGAGCTCACAGCTGGATTCCACAACCCCACAAATCAAGATGGCTATGCCTCCATTTTCAACATGCTGAAGAAACATTCAGTGACAATCAAATTTATGTGCTGCGGACCACAGGCTTCTATCCAGGAAAATGAGGAGGCATTGGCTGATGCTGAAGCATTAAGTTGGCAG GTCCTGAACACCGCCTGGGAAAGCGGGTTAAGGGTGGCTGCACAAAGTACTCTTCCATGTGATGTTAGAGAAACGTATAcaaaaattctagagattgctaaGCCAAGAAATGATCCTGATCGTCACCTTCTCTCATTCTTCACATTCCAGCAACAGTTGTCTCCCATCATTATACAGAGAGAAATGTTCCTTTCAGATCTTGATAATTTCATCAAGTGCATGCATG GAGAGACCGGCAGTGATGTCCAAGGTTGA